One window from the genome of Pempheris klunzingeri isolate RE-2024b chromosome 7, fPemKlu1.hap1, whole genome shotgun sequence encodes:
- the LOC139204030 gene encoding gamma-glutamyl hydrolase — MSKTRFSTYVCLFFVCCFCCSKALPTKLNQEAVNNRPVIGILTQLVSDEVMKPFGRTYIPASYVKYIESGGSRVMPIKLTLTTAEYENIFKKINGLLLIGGAADLEASDFARVARTFYTLAVAANDAGDFFPIWGTCMGMQLLTVLVAGENLLTNTTAENIALPLNLTTEAGSSRMFASFPNELMKALTQEPLTGNFHHYGLTVKTFQENAKLQSFFSVLSTNVAENGAHFVSTLEGKRYPFYGVQWHPEVNRFQWNRKINFPHSVHAVQLSSLLAEFFVKEGRRSLHQFDNPEEDASLLIYNYTPVYAGNFTGYEQLYFF, encoded by the exons ATGTCCAAAACAAGATTTTCaacatatgtgtgtttgttttttgtctgctgcttctgctgcagcaAAGCTTTGCCGACTAAACTCAACCAGGAAGCTGTAAACAACAGACCAGTGATCG GTATTTTGACTCAGTTAGTTTCAGATGAAGTCATGAAACCATTCGGGAGGACCTACATACCTGCCTCCTATGTGAAATACATCGAGTCTGGGGGCAGCAGAGTGATGCCTATCAA GTTGACTCTCACTACTGCTgagtatgaaaacattttcaagaaGATAAATGG CTTGCTTCTCATCGGGGGAGCAGCAGATTTGGAGGCATCAGACTTCGCCAGGGTGGCGAGGACCTTTTACACGCTCGCTGTGGCG GCCAACGATGCAGGGGACTTCTTCCCAATCTGGGGTACCTGCATGGGTATGCAGCTGCTGACTGTACTGGTGGCGGGTGAAAATCTGCTGACAAACACCACAGCTGAGAACATAGCGTTGCCCCTCAACCTGACCACAG AGGCCGGCTCCAGCAGGATGTTTGCGAGTTTCCCCAACGAGCTTATGAAGGCTTTGACCCAAGAGCCTCTGACGGGCAATTTCCACCACTATGGACTTACAGTGAAG ACCTTCCAGGAAAATGCGAAGCTGCAGAGTTTCTTCTCTGTTCTGTCTACAAACGTTGCTGAGAATGGAGCTCACTTTGTCTCCACCTTAGAAG GTAAAAGATATCCCTTCTATGGAGTACAGTGGCACCCGGAGGTGAATCGTTTTCAGTGGAACAGAAAGATTAACTTTCCTCACTCTGTCCATGCTGTTCAGTTATCTTCTCTGCTGGCTGAGTTTTTTGTTAAAGAAG GAAGGAGAAGTTTACATCAGTTTGACAATCCTGAGGAAGACGCCTCGTTGCTGATTTATAACTACACGCCAGTCTATGCTGGAAACTTCACAGGATACGAACAGCTCTAtttcttctga
- the rnf122 gene encoding RING finger protein 122 isoform X2 has protein sequence MHPFQWCNGCFCGLGLVYSNKSCTMPPITFQDLPLNIYMVIFGTGIFVFILSLIFCCYFISKLRHQAQSERFGYREVVLKGDPKKLNLHGTCAVCLEDFKVKDELGVLPCQHAFHRKCLVKWLEVRCVCPMCNKPIAGPPEQHHSIGTLLDELV, from the exons ATGCACCCGTTTCAGTGGTGTAACG gGTGCTTCTGTGGTCTGGGACTGGTTTACTCCAACAAGTCGTGCACCATGCCGCCCATCACCTTCCAGGACCTGCCCCTCAACATCTACATGGTCATCTTTGGGACAGGCATCTTCGTCTTCATCCTGAGCCTCATCTTCTGCTGTTACTTTATCAG CAAACTACGACACCAAGCCCAGAGTGAGCGGTTTGGATACAGAGAG GTGGTTTTAAAAGGAGATCCAAAAAAGTTGAATCTTCATGGG ACGTGCGCCGTGTGTCTGGAGGACTTCAAAGTGAAAGACGAGCTGGGAGTGTTGCCATGCCAACATGCTTTCCACAGGAA GTGTCTGGTGAAGTGGCTGGAGGTGCGCTGCGTCTGCCCCATGTGCAACAAACCCATAGCTGGCCCCCCTGAGCAGCACCACAGCATAGGGACTCTGCTAGATGAACTAGTGTAA
- the rnf122 gene encoding RING finger protein 122 isoform X1: MHPFQWCNGCFCGLGLVYSNKSCTMPPITFQDLPLNIYMVIFGTGIFVFILSLIFCCYFISKLRHQAQSERFGYREVVLKGDPKKLNLHGQTCAVCLEDFKVKDELGVLPCQHAFHRKCLVKWLEVRCVCPMCNKPIAGPPEQHHSIGTLLDELV; encoded by the exons ATGCACCCGTTTCAGTGGTGTAACG gGTGCTTCTGTGGTCTGGGACTGGTTTACTCCAACAAGTCGTGCACCATGCCGCCCATCACCTTCCAGGACCTGCCCCTCAACATCTACATGGTCATCTTTGGGACAGGCATCTTCGTCTTCATCCTGAGCCTCATCTTCTGCTGTTACTTTATCAG CAAACTACGACACCAAGCCCAGAGTGAGCGGTTTGGATACAGAGAG GTGGTTTTAAAAGGAGATCCAAAAAAGTTGAATCTTCATGGG CAGACGTGCGCCGTGTGTCTGGAGGACTTCAAAGTGAAAGACGAGCTGGGAGTGTTGCCATGCCAACATGCTTTCCACAGGAA GTGTCTGGTGAAGTGGCTGGAGGTGCGCTGCGTCTGCCCCATGTGCAACAAACCCATAGCTGGCCCCCCTGAGCAGCACCACAGCATAGGGACTCTGCTAGATGAACTAGTGTAA